From Camelus dromedarius isolate mCamDro1 chromosome 2, mCamDro1.pat, whole genome shotgun sequence, one genomic window encodes:
- the LOC116154906 gene encoding keratin-associated protein 8-1, whose product MPQQLLNAVFPGFYGGSCGYPLGYSVGCGYGSTYSPVGYGFGYGYNGCGAFGYRRSCPFFFY is encoded by the coding sequence ATGCCTCAACAGCTTCTCAACGCTGTCTTCCCAGGATTCTACGGGGGCAGCTGCGGCTACCCCCTGGGGTACAGTGTGGGCTGTGGCTATGGCAGCACCTACTCCCCAGTGGGCTATGGCTTCGGCTACGGCTACAATGGCTGTGGGGCTTTCGGCTACCGAAGATCCTGCCCATTCTTTTTCTACTGA